GAAAAACAGCAGTATTCCCTTTGCTTCAATTGATACTGGTAGTTCACTGATCATTCTTTTGGACACAAAAAAGCCTCTCAAACATTTGCTTGAGAGGCTCTTGTGGGCCCACCTGGGCTCGAACCAGGGACTTTCTGATTATGAGTCAGATACTCTAACCAACTGAGTTATAGGCCCAATTTTTTATTTACCTAAGGACTTTCTGATTCTGACAAAACGTTTGCCGGTCAGATCCTCTTGCCATCTGAGCCTGTCCACCCATGGCGGATTATAGGCCCTTCAAAATAGTCTTGGTGACCACCTTGAATTTGGGAGTGCAATGTTACATATTTGCCAAATATTACACAAACATTTCTATTGAATATCAAAGCTATTATTTTCGATTTGGGCGGGGTGATCATCAACCTCGACGAAGTTGCTACAGTGAAAGCCTTTGCTGAGTTGGCCAATCATTCTGTAGAGCAAGTGATGCAGCACTATCAAATTTCTGATGCCTTCAAGCAGTACGAGATGGGATTGATCTCCAGTGAGGCCTTTCGTCAGGAAATCCGAACCATGATGAATACAGAGGCAACTGATTCAGCCATCGATCAAGCCTGGAATGCGATGCTAGGAGCCATTCCTATAGAACGACTTCAACTGATGCTCGATCTGCAACAGAACTATGAGGTCATGGTACTCAGCAATACCAACGAAATCCACGAACAGGCTTTCAACCAAACACTAAGAAACGTCAGCGGCAAAAACAGCCTTCATGATTTTGCCCATCAGGTGTATTTTTCTCATCGCCTGAACCTAAGAAAGCCCAACAAAGACATCTATGAGGAAGTTCTGCGACAGTCCGGCTTTGAAGCCAAAGACTGTATCTTTCTGGATGACAAAAAAGAGAACTTAATCGGGGCAGAATCAGTAGGTTTGCACACCTTCCATGTAGCGACACCCAATGATATTTTCAAAATAACTGAGCATGTCTGAACCCAAGGATAGAAAACAACTCTACATCCAAATTGGACTTTTCGTTCTAACCCTAATCACCACTACGATATCTGGTGCAGAATGGACCAGTGGCAAGTCTCTGCTATTCGGTGAAGAAACTGTCAGCTGGAGCGAGATAGTGGATGGATTGGCGTTTTCTCTTTCCTTTTTGCTTATTCTGAGTGTACACGAGTTCGGACATTATTTTGTAGCTCAGTACCACAAAGTGAAAGTTACTCTCCCCTATTACATTCCGCTTTGGTTAGGTTTTATTGGTAGTCCTTCTATAGGTACTATGGGTGCCTTTATTAAAATCAAAGAGCGAGTCGAGAGCCGAAAAAAGTATTTTGACATTGGAGTGGCTGGACCTTTGGCTGGGTTCATAGTGGCATTTTTTGTGATATGGTATGGCTTTGCCAATCTTCCCTCTCTGGAATACATCTACCAAATCCACCCTGAATACGAACAATGGGGGGCAGACTATGCAGATCACGCCTATGACAAAGAAGGAATGGTTGTAGTGCTGGGCCCGAATCTATTGTTCTCCTTTTTTGAGAACTTCGTAGTTTCAGATCCAAGCCTGATCCCTCACCAGTATGAGATGATCCACTATCCCTTTCTCTTCGCTGGATATTTAGCATTGTTCTTTACGGCGCTCAATCTTTTACCCATAGGGCAGCTAGACGGAGGACACATCTTATACGGACTGATCGGCCCAGACAAACACAAGATTTTTTCTAAATTATTCTTTCTGGGATTACTTTACTATGCAGGGTTAGGGATGCTCAATCCCTTTCAGTTTTCGCAGTTCATGTTGGACGAAATGATTTATGTAGGCTTCTTATATGTTTGTCTTCACAACTTTTCAGAATCCAACAGAGACAAATTGATGTATGCGCTAGGGATATTCTCAGCTCAACTGCTAACAGTGTATATCTACCCTCAGGCAGAAGGCTATGCGGGCTGGTTGGTGTTTTCTTTCGTATTAGGAAGAGTGATTGGAATCTATCACCCTCCAGTATTGATCGATCATACCCTGGATACCAAAAGAAAGATTACAGGTTGGATTTCTGTAGCAGTGTTTATTCTATGCCTTAGCCCTCGACCTTTTGACATTGTCGAAACCACTCAGAG
This is a stretch of genomic DNA from Reichenbachiella ulvae. It encodes these proteins:
- a CDS encoding HAD family hydrolase; translated protein: MNIKAIIFDLGGVIINLDEVATVKAFAELANHSVEQVMQHYQISDAFKQYEMGLISSEAFRQEIRTMMNTEATDSAIDQAWNAMLGAIPIERLQLMLDLQQNYEVMVLSNTNEIHEQAFNQTLRNVSGKNSLHDFAHQVYFSHRLNLRKPNKDIYEEVLRQSGFEAKDCIFLDDKKENLIGAESVGLHTFHVATPNDIFKITEHV